In Coriobacteriaceae bacterium, a single window of DNA contains:
- a CDS encoding amino acid ABC transporter permease, giving the protein MSIQVMMQMLGQGFLVSLQLFVLTLLGSIPLGIPVAFMRMSKVAPLRWIARIYISVMRGTPLMLQMFAIYFAPYYVFGISLTPDSKWTACVVAFIINYAGYFAEIYRSGLQSIPRGQYEAAEVLGYSRTQTFLYIVMPQVAKRILPAMGNEIITLVKDTSLAFAIGVGEMFSTAKALVASQVSMVPFAIAALIYWVFNFVVEMLLGAAEKKLDYYHD; this is encoded by the coding sequence ATGTCTATCCAAGTCATGATGCAGATGCTTGGCCAGGGATTCTTGGTCAGTTTGCAGCTGTTTGTGCTGACGCTGCTCGGGTCGATTCCCCTGGGAATTCCCGTGGCGTTTATGCGCATGAGCAAGGTCGCGCCGCTGCGCTGGATTGCGCGCATCTACATTTCGGTCATGCGCGGTACGCCGCTCATGCTGCAGATGTTTGCCATCTACTTTGCCCCGTATTACGTGTTCGGCATCTCGCTCACGCCCGATTCCAAATGGACGGCGTGCGTTGTGGCGTTCATCATCAACTACGCCGGCTACTTTGCCGAGATCTATCGCTCGGGCTTGCAGTCGATTCCGCGCGGTCAATATGAGGCCGCCGAGGTGCTGGGCTATTCGCGCACGCAGACGTTTCTGTATATCGTGATGCCGCAGGTCGCCAAGCGTATTCTGCCGGCGATGGGCAACGAGATCATCACGCTGGTCAAGGACACGTCGCTGGCGTTTGCCATTGGCGTGGGTGAGATGTTCTCGACCGCCAAGGCGCTGGTTGCCTCGCAGGTGAGCATGGTGCCGTTTGCGATTGCGGCGCTGATCTACTGGGTCTTTAACTTTGTGGTCGAGATGCTGCTGGGCGCCGCCGAGAAAAAATTGGATTACTACCATGATTAA
- a CDS encoding amino acid ABC transporter ATP-binding protein, translated as MNIANARKAFGGNKVLKDISLEVKRGEVVAIIGPSGGGKSTLLRCATLLETLDGGSLSFGDLAVATDAGSGAVYAKGDVPKQARSRFGLVFQNYNLFPHYTVMKNITDAPVRVLKRPREQAEARARELIAQMGLTGNENKVPCELSGGQQQRVSIARALALDPEILFFDEPTSALDPELTAEVLRVIKDLAAQNMTMVIVTHAMQFARDVADRVVFMDGGRIVEEGPAEQVIDHPREQRTREFLSRIEG; from the coding sequence ATGAATATAGCGAACGCGCGCAAGGCGTTTGGCGGCAATAAGGTGCTCAAGGATATCTCACTCGAGGTAAAGCGTGGCGAGGTTGTGGCGATTATCGGGCCTTCGGGTGGCGGTAAGTCCACGCTGCTGCGCTGCGCCACGCTGCTCGAGACGCTCGACGGTGGCTCGCTTTCGTTTGGCGACCTTGCCGTCGCGACGGATGCGGGTTCGGGCGCGGTGTACGCAAAGGGCGATGTGCCTAAACAGGCGCGCTCGCGGTTTGGTCTGGTGTTTCAGAACTACAATCTGTTCCCGCACTATACGGTGATGAAAAACATCACCGACGCTCCGGTTCGCGTACTCAAGCGTCCGCGCGAGCAGGCCGAAGCGCGTGCGCGTGAGTTGATCGCGCAGATGGGGCTTACGGGCAACGAGAACAAGGTGCCATGTGAGCTTTCGGGTGGTCAGCAACAGCGTGTGAGTATCGCCCGCGCCTTGGCGCTCGACCCGGAGATCTTGTTCTTTGACGAGCCGACTTCGGCGCTCGATCCCGAGCTAACGGCCGAGGTGCTGCGTGTCATTAAAGACCTTGCCGCGCAGAATATGACGATGGTGATCGTGACCCACGCAATGCAATTTGCGCGCGATGTTGCCGACCGCGTGGTCTTTATGGACGGCGGTCGCATTGTCGAGGAGGGTCCTGCCGAGCAGGTTATCGATCACCCGCGTGAGCAACGTACCCGTGAGTTCTTGAGCCGTATCGAGGGCTAG
- the rlmD gene encoding 23S rRNA (uracil(1939)-C(5))-methyltransferase RlmD, with translation MAESRAERKARRALIEAAEGSEEKKSSKKSKSSQDAKGKSAKGKAKAKRPGSRRSEDKASQTRSKRSHKDPVSPARKAVDPKSPCSIMKACGGCTALNRPYKKQLAAKQAVMEELFAALCEREGISVDPIRGMGVTLGDPGTYPAPRGFRHKAATPFAPGKGGAVRCGFFERGTHRIVAVPECPVEAPGARQILNGIAREAERLHIPAFNEDKHLGLLRYAVVRCGWRTDQVMVTLVTAQRDLPHAQEFFEAVAALDPHIVTVAQNINGRPGNAILGEETHIVYGAECMRDQLLGCNFDISPTAFYQTNPQQTELLYQLAIDGMDLRQGDVLMDAYCGSGTIGLCAAKDAQSKGIGIMLLGVERNPAGIADARRNAELNGLTRSAWFMADDATDYILDAADNNERVDVLSIDPPRAGSTPEFLEAACALKPRRITYISCNPVTQERDLHQLLDGGYRLLKITPVDMFPHTDHTETVAVLERR, from the coding sequence ATGGCAGAATCTCGTGCGGAGCGTAAGGCTCGTCGTGCTTTGATCGAAGCGGCTGAGGGGTCGGAGGAGAAAAAATCTTCTAAGAAATCCAAGTCGTCTCAGGATGCGAAGGGCAAGTCAGCCAAAGGCAAGGCTAAGGCCAAGCGTCCCGGCTCTCGTCGGAGCGAGGACAAGGCATCTCAGACTCGCTCCAAGCGCTCGCATAAAGATCCGGTTTCGCCTGCGCGTAAGGCTGTGGACCCCAAGTCTCCTTGTTCCATCATGAAAGCTTGCGGTGGGTGCACGGCGCTCAATCGTCCTTATAAAAAGCAGTTGGCAGCTAAGCAGGCTGTTATGGAGGAGCTTTTTGCTGCCCTTTGCGAGCGCGAGGGTATTAGCGTCGACCCCATTCGCGGTATGGGAGTCACCCTGGGTGACCCAGGCACATATCCTGCGCCGCGCGGTTTTCGCCATAAGGCCGCCACTCCCTTTGCCCCCGGCAAAGGGGGCGCTGTCCGCTGCGGCTTTTTTGAACGTGGCACGCACAGAATCGTTGCCGTGCCCGAGTGTCCTGTCGAGGCGCCGGGTGCCCGTCAGATTCTCAACGGCATCGCGCGCGAAGCTGAGCGGCTGCATATTCCCGCCTTTAATGAGGACAAGCATCTGGGGCTGCTTCGCTATGCCGTCGTCCGCTGCGGTTGGCGTACCGACCAGGTCATGGTCACGCTCGTGACCGCCCAGCGTGACTTACCGCATGCGCAGGAGTTCTTTGAGGCCGTCGCGGCGCTCGATCCGCATATCGTCACCGTCGCCCAAAATATCAATGGCCGTCCCGGTAACGCCATCTTGGGTGAGGAAACTCATATCGTCTATGGCGCCGAGTGCATGCGCGATCAGCTGCTCGGCTGCAACTTCGATATCTCCCCCACCGCGTTTTATCAGACCAACCCGCAGCAGACCGAACTGCTCTATCAGCTCGCTATCGACGGCATGGACCTGCGCCAGGGCGATGTGCTTATGGATGCCTACTGCGGCAGCGGCACCATCGGTCTTTGCGCAGCTAAAGATGCCCAGAGCAAGGGCATCGGCATCATGCTGCTCGGCGTGGAGCGCAACCCGGCGGGCATTGCCGACGCGCGCCGCAATGCCGAGCTCAACGGTCTTACCCGCAGCGCCTGGTTTATGGCCGACGATGCCACCGATTACATCCTAGATGCCGCCGACAACAACGAGCGCGTCGACGTCCTTTCCATCGACCCGCCGCGCGCCGGCTCCACCCCCGAGTTCCTCGAAGCTGCCTGCGCACTTAAGCCGCGCCGCATCACCTATATCAGCTGCAACCCCGTGACCCAAGAGCGCGACCTGCACCAGCTCCTCGACGGAGGCTATCGCCTGCTCAAGATCACGCCCGTCGACATGTTCCCCCACACCGACCATACCGAAACCGTAGCGGTCCTCGAACGCCGCTAA
- a CDS encoding transporter substrate-binding domain-containing protein, with the protein MNTDMSRRQFVGLAGSLATVLGLGLVGCGGGAGKGSAAGSAAAKDVKGAAESKKLVVGFDKSYPPYGFVGDDGEYTGFDLDLAKAVADKQGWEVKYEAIDWDAKDTLLNSGAINCIWNGFTMEGREDDYTFSEPYMLNEQVLVVKKDAGIKSWDDLAGKTVITQTDSAAQDVLEGDQKDLAATFATLDTIGEYNTAFMQLESGAVDAVACDLSIAQYQLAAKPDAYTQLDEPLSSEHYAVGFKKGDTKSADAVTESLKALYEDGTVKDLCDKYADYGLSFDNWVLK; encoded by the coding sequence ATGAACACCGATATGTCTCGTCGTCAGTTTGTTGGTCTAGCCGGCTCGCTCGCCACGGTGCTTGGCCTTGGTCTTGTCGGTTGCGGCGGTGGCGCCGGCAAGGGCTCCGCCGCTGGCTCTGCCGCGGCCAAGGATGTGAAGGGCGCTGCGGAGTCCAAGAAGCTCGTGGTGGGCTTTGATAAGTCCTATCCTCCGTATGGTTTTGTGGGCGACGATGGCGAGTACACCGGCTTTGATCTCGATTTGGCCAAGGCTGTTGCCGATAAGCAGGGCTGGGAGGTCAAATACGAGGCCATCGACTGGGATGCCAAGGATACGCTGCTCAACTCGGGCGCCATCAACTGTATCTGGAACGGCTTTACCATGGAGGGCCGCGAGGACGACTACACGTTCTCCGAGCCGTACATGCTCAACGAGCAGGTGCTGGTGGTAAAGAAGGATGCAGGCATCAAGAGCTGGGACGATCTTGCCGGCAAGACCGTGATTACCCAGACTGATTCCGCTGCACAGGATGTGCTCGAGGGCGACCAGAAGGATTTGGCCGCGACGTTTGCCACGCTCGATACCATCGGTGAGTACAACACGGCGTTTATGCAGCTCGAGAGTGGTGCAGTCGATGCCGTCGCCTGTGACCTCTCGATTGCCCAGTATCAGCTTGCCGCCAAGCCCGATGCCTATACACAGCTTGATGAGCCGCTGTCCAGCGAGCACTACGCCGTCGGCTTTAAGAAGGGCGACACCAAGTCGGCCGATGCCGTGACCGAGTCGCTCAAGGCACTCTATGAGGACGGCACGGTCAAGGACCTGTGTGATAAATATGCAGATTACGGTCTATCCTTCGACAACTGGGTTTTGAAATAA